The proteins below are encoded in one region of Metabacillus dongyingensis:
- a CDS encoding cupin domain-containing protein, whose translation MYCAAYMYPYPYYVNVPMHTYRNPTDYWADPNKTFGSYRSSYGHNRIMVKDYGANPFVININEATKQNNTYRTAIWTGNHLQVTLMSLNIGEDIGLEMHPNVDQFLRVEQGQGIVQMGKGRDNLSFQRRIFDDSAIIIPAGMWHNVTNTGNVPLKLYSIYAPPNHPFGTVHRTKADAMAAEEGYSKGNTVVFGRTPDEWIRYTEFLVKEGLEDVKRGINMTHILQEFILMGVLVGKGYFPEKAYETVEEWERTGESKLLQQSKKM comes from the coding sequence ATGTACTGTGCAGCCTATATGTATCCATATCCTTATTATGTGAATGTACCAATGCATACTTACAGGAACCCTACAGATTATTGGGCTGATCCTAATAAGACATTTGGTTCGTATCGGTCATCTTATGGTCATAATAGGATTATGGTAAAAGATTATGGAGCAAACCCATTTGTTATAAATATCAATGAAGCCACCAAGCAAAACAATACGTATCGTACAGCAATATGGACCGGTAATCATTTGCAAGTTACACTAATGAGTCTCAATATTGGTGAAGATATTGGTTTGGAAATGCATCCTAACGTTGATCAATTCTTAAGAGTTGAACAAGGTCAGGGAATTGTACAAATGGGCAAAGGTAGAGATAATTTAAGTTTTCAAAGGAGAATTTTTGATGACTCTGCCATTATTATCCCGGCTGGAATGTGGCACAATGTCACAAATACAGGAAATGTCCCTTTAAAACTATACTCGATATATGCCCCACCAAACCATCCATTTGGTACTGTTCATAGGACTAAAGCAGATGCAATGGCTGCAGAAGAAGGCTATAGTAAAGGAAATACAGTAGTTTTTGGAAGGACTCCAGATGAATGGATAAGATATACGGAATTTTTGGTAAAAGAAGGCTTGGAAGACGTTAAAAGAGGAATTAATATGACACACATTCTTCAAGAATTTATTCTAATGGGAGTTCTTGTTGGAAAAGGATATTTTCCTGAAAAAGCATATGAAACAGTAGAAGAATGGGAACGTACAGGAGAATCCAAACTTCTACAGCAAAGCAAAAAAATGTAG
- a CDS encoding DUF5661 family protein: MYYFNNFPYMNHCLNYYNYDMDFTHLSNRNLLNKYPTKFTSNNIALNSFNRIRTSFSKEEAAAIALLLGIDFTKSKFDLDEFWMGVNTELEHGKLSSQTNVTGDDPLITGKIALAHLNEFPDYYKRLKVLEKEAKAYWNK, from the coding sequence GTGTACTACTTTAATAATTTTCCGTATATGAATCACTGCCTTAATTATTATAACTATGATATGGATTTCACTCATTTATCAAATAGAAATTTACTTAACAAATATCCAACAAAGTTTACATCTAATAATATTGCATTGAATAGTTTTAATAGGATCAGAACTAGCTTTTCAAAAGAGGAAGCAGCAGCAATAGCTTTACTTTTAGGTATTGACTTTACTAAAAGTAAGTTTGATTTAGATGAGTTTTGGATGGGAGTAAATACTGAACTTGAACACGGTAAACTATCCAGCCAAACTAATGTTACTGGGGATGACCCTCTAATTACCGGAAAAATTGCATTGGCTCATCTTAACGAATTTCCTGATTATTATAAAAGGTTAAAAGTTCTTGAGAAGGAAGCAAAAGCATATTGGAACAAATGA
- a CDS encoding metal-sensitive transcriptional regulator, producing MEYTQEMKNRLRRIEGQIRGVLRMLEEDQDCKAVITQLSASRTAIDRTIGLIVGTNLEQCLRDQMENGEKMNSDLVKEAVQLLVKSR from the coding sequence TTGGAATATACACAAGAAATGAAAAATCGTTTAAGAAGAATTGAAGGCCAAATTCGTGGTGTCTTGCGCATGTTAGAAGAGGATCAAGACTGTAAAGCCGTTATCACCCAGCTTTCTGCCTCACGAACCGCTATTGATCGTACGATTGGATTAATTGTCGGCACGAACCTTGAACAATGCTTGCGTGATCAAATGGAAAACGGAGAAAAAATGAACTCCGATCTTGTAAAAGAAGCCGTTCAGCTTCTTGTAAAAAGCCGCTAA
- a CDS encoding rhodanese-like domain-containing protein, whose amino-acid sequence MSFKTIEPQEVERLIKDGIQLNLIDVRENDEVAQGMTPTAKHIPLGEVPYHMNELDQSTEYIMVCRSGKRSEKACSVLAANNFKVINMTGGMHNWNGEIK is encoded by the coding sequence GTGTCTTTTAAAACTATTGAACCACAAGAAGTTGAACGTTTAATTAAAGACGGAATTCAATTAAACCTAATTGATGTTCGTGAAAACGATGAAGTAGCTCAAGGTATGACACCTACTGCGAAACATATCCCGCTAGGGGAAGTTCCTTACCATATGAATGAATTAGATCAATCAACAGAATATATCATGGTTTGCCGCTCTGGTAAACGTAGTGAAAAAGCGTGCAGCGTTTTAGCTGCCAACAACTTCAAGGTCATTAACATGACCGGTGGCATGCATAACTGGAATGGTGAAATTAAATAA
- a CDS encoding sulfurtransferase TusA family protein, with translation MSIKVDQVLDCKGLSCPMPIVRTKKAMDQLEAGQVIEVQATDKGSLADIQGWARNTGNQYLGTKEEGDVLKHYLRKANPGEGKEAAKFEHTIQNDELEKALAENKDDMILLDVREPAEYEFKHIPGAVSIPLGELESKLDTLDKNKVIHVICRTGSRSDMAAQILSEKGFERVKNVLPGMSEWIGTTEAGNQ, from the coding sequence ATGAGTATTAAAGTAGATCAAGTTTTAGACTGTAAAGGACTTTCTTGTCCAATGCCGATTGTACGCACGAAAAAAGCAATGGATCAGCTTGAAGCGGGTCAAGTCATTGAAGTTCAGGCAACAGATAAAGGTTCATTGGCTGATATTCAAGGATGGGCTAGAAACACAGGAAACCAATATCTAGGTACAAAGGAAGAGGGAGATGTTCTTAAACACTATTTAAGAAAAGCAAACCCTGGTGAAGGAAAAGAAGCAGCAAAGTTTGAGCATACGATTCAAAACGATGAATTAGAAAAAGCTTTGGCTGAGAATAAAGACGATATGATTCTGCTTGATGTGAGAGAACCCGCAGAATATGAGTTCAAACATATACCTGGGGCAGTATCTATTCCTTTGGGAGAACTTGAAAGCAAATTAGACACACTTGATAAAAACAAAGTAATCCATGTGATTTGCCGTACTGGCTCAAGAAGTGATATGGCTGCACAAATCTTATCTGAAAAAGGTTTTGAGCGTGTAAAAAATGTATTGCCTGGAATGTCAGAATGGATTGGAACAACTGAAGCAGGAAACCAATAA
- a CDS encoding DsrE/DsrF/DrsH-like family protein — protein MQIIASNGSAFDAYKVFNIATAATSADYEVTIFFTFEGLNLIHKEGYKNLPLPAGKENIAEGFKAANVPSIPELVEMAVEMGVKIIACQMTMDVMNMKKEDFIDGIDVGGAMMFLDFAKDANMTLTF, from the coding sequence CTGCAAATTATCGCAAGTAACGGAAGTGCTTTTGACGCATACAAGGTATTCAACATCGCAACAGCTGCAACATCTGCAGATTACGAAGTAACGATTTTCTTCACATTTGAGGGCTTGAACTTAATTCATAAAGAAGGCTATAAAAACTTGCCGCTTCCAGCAGGAAAAGAAAATATTGCTGAAGGATTTAAAGCAGCAAATGTTCCTTCAATTCCGGAACTGGTTGAAATGGCTGTAGAAATGGGCGTTAAAATCATCGCATGTCAAATGACGATGGACGTTATGAACATGAAAAAAGAAGACTTTATCGATGGAATTGACGTTGGCGGAGCGATGATGTTCTTAGATTTCGCAAAAGATGCAAACATGACATTAACTTTTTAA
- a CDS encoding MBL fold metallo-hydrolase yields the protein MVKGLTAKEVAKRVVEGKMFILDVRNESDFQDWKIEGKGIESINRPYFDLIDGVEDVLEQLPKEEVLVVCAKEGSSVMVAEMLDEAGIKDVYYLEGGMKAWSEYLMPVKIGDLKDGGSIYQFNRIGKGCLSYLVESNGEAAIIDSARTIEAYEDFAKENNIEIKHMIDTHLHADHISGGRRLAEKTNATYWLPSKDAEEVTFSYEALEEGKDITIGNTKIEIQPLYTPGHTIGSTSMIVDGQYLLSGDILFVDSIGRPDLAGKAEDWVSDLRDSLYNKYNNLSKDLLVLPAHFGKISELDEKGAVQALLGELFEMNEGLKIESDDEFRRAVTENLPPQPNAYQEIRQTNMGKIDPTSDEQREMEIGPNRCAITE from the coding sequence ATGGTTAAAGGATTAACAGCTAAAGAAGTAGCAAAACGTGTTGTTGAAGGCAAAATGTTTATTCTAGATGTTCGTAATGAAAGTGATTTTCAAGACTGGAAAATCGAAGGTAAAGGTATTGAGTCGATCAACCGTCCGTATTTCGATCTAATTGATGGTGTAGAGGACGTTTTAGAACAACTTCCAAAAGAAGAAGTGTTGGTTGTTTGTGCTAAAGAAGGTTCTTCTGTAATGGTAGCGGAGATGCTTGATGAAGCAGGAATTAAAGATGTTTATTACCTTGAAGGCGGTATGAAAGCTTGGAGCGAATACTTGATGCCTGTGAAGATCGGCGACTTAAAGGATGGCGGCTCTATCTATCAATTCAACCGTATCGGTAAAGGATGCCTTTCTTACCTTGTTGAATCAAACGGAGAAGCAGCAATCATCGATTCTGCTCGTACAATTGAAGCTTATGAAGATTTTGCTAAAGAAAACAATATTGAAATTAAGCACATGATTGATACTCACCTTCATGCTGACCACATTTCGGGCGGACGCCGTCTTGCGGAAAAAACTAACGCAACGTACTGGCTGCCTTCAAAAGATGCTGAAGAAGTAACGTTCTCTTATGAAGCATTAGAAGAAGGCAAAGACATTACAATCGGTAATACAAAGATTGAAATTCAGCCGCTTTATACTCCAGGTCATACGATCGGAAGTACTTCTATGATCGTAGACGGACAATATTTGCTTTCTGGAGATATTCTGTTTGTTGATTCAATCGGACGTCCAGACCTTGCTGGTAAAGCTGAGGACTGGGTAAGCGATCTGCGTGATTCTTTATACAACAAATACAACAATCTTTCAAAAGATCTATTAGTATTGCCAGCTCACTTTGGTAAAATCAGCGAACTTGATGAAAAAGGTGCTGTTCAAGCTCTACTAGGCGAGCTGTTTGAAATGAACGAAGGGTTAAAAATCGAAAGCGATGATGAATTCCGCAGAGCTGTAACGGAAAACTTACCGCCGCAGCCTAATGCATATCAAGAAATCCGTCAGACAAACATGGGGAAAATTGATCCAACATCTGACGAACAGCGCGAGATGGAAATTGGTCCAAACCGCTGTGCAATCACTGAGTAA
- a CDS encoding sulfurtransferase TusA family protein, with protein sequence MNVKQTLDTKGLSCPMPIVKTKKAMDALASGDILEVLATDKGAVNDLSAWSKSSGHELLDHKEEDGVFKFWIQKG encoded by the coding sequence ATGAACGTAAAACAAACTTTAGACACAAAAGGGTTATCTTGCCCAATGCCAATCGTAAAAACAAAAAAAGCAATGGATGCTCTTGCCAGCGGAGACATCTTAGAAGTACTTGCAACTGATAAAGGTGCAGTAAATGACTTATCAGCATGGTCAAAATCATCTGGTCATGAACTGTTAGACCATAAAGAAGAAGACGGCGTATTCAAGTTCTGGATTCAAAAAGGTTAA
- a CDS encoding DsrE/DsrF/DrsH-like family protein: MEQQTQDKSTMVVFSGDLDKAMASFIIATGAAAMGKQVTMFFTFWGLNILRKEEYVNVKKTFMDKMFAKMMPRGPEKLGISKMNYGGLGGKMMKYTMKKKNIVTLKELIEMAQDLDVKMVACTMSMDVMGITKDELIDGLDYAGVASYLADADESKINLFI; encoded by the coding sequence ATGGAACAACAAACACAAGATAAATCAACTATGGTCGTATTCAGCGGTGACCTTGATAAAGCGATGGCAAGTTTTATTATCGCAACAGGTGCAGCTGCTATGGGGAAACAAGTCACGATGTTCTTTACATTCTGGGGATTAAACATCTTAAGAAAAGAAGAGTACGTAAATGTGAAGAAAACATTCATGGATAAAATGTTTGCAAAAATGATGCCAAGAGGACCAGAGAAGCTTGGTATTTCTAAAATGAACTATGGCGGTCTAGGCGGAAAGATGATGAAGTATACGATGAAAAAGAAAAACATCGTAACACTTAAAGAATTAATTGAAATGGCTCAAGACCTAGATGTTAAGATGGTTGCTTGTACAATGTCAATGGATGTTATGGGTATTACGAAAGATGAACTTATTGATGGTTTAGACTATGCAGGTGTAGCTTCATATCTTGCCGATGCAGATGAGTCTAAGATCAACTTATTTATCTAA
- a CDS encoding sulfite exporter TauE/SafE family protein has translation MEIGFIITIFLIGFIGSFISGMVGIGGSIIKYPMLLYIPAMLGFTAYTAHEVSGISAVQVFFATIGGVWAYRKGGYLNKTLIIYMGTAILLGSFIGGYGSQGMTEGQINIVYAVLATLAAVMMLIPKKGIDDIPLDQVKFNKWLAAALAFIVGVAAGIVGAAGAFILVPIMLVVLKIPTRMTIATSLAITFISSIGATVGKITTGQVLLWPAVIMVVASLIASPLGAQFGKKINTKILQFILAALIIATSIKIWLDILG, from the coding sequence ATGGAAATAGGATTCATTATAACGATTTTTCTTATTGGCTTTATAGGTTCTTTTATATCGGGAATGGTAGGAATCGGCGGATCGATCATCAAGTATCCAATGCTTCTATATATTCCAGCGATGCTAGGCTTCACAGCATACACAGCTCATGAGGTTTCAGGTATAAGTGCTGTTCAAGTATTCTTTGCTACAATAGGCGGAGTATGGGCTTATCGTAAAGGTGGTTATTTGAACAAGACGCTAATCATCTATATGGGTACTGCCATTCTTTTAGGAAGTTTTATCGGCGGATACGGGTCACAGGGTATGACAGAGGGCCAAATCAATATTGTGTACGCAGTATTGGCTACTTTAGCTGCTGTGATGATGCTTATTCCTAAGAAGGGCATTGATGACATTCCGTTAGATCAAGTTAAGTTTAATAAATGGCTTGCAGCGGCACTAGCATTTATTGTAGGTGTAGCAGCAGGTATCGTAGGTGCAGCTGGAGCGTTTATTCTTGTACCGATCATGCTGGTTGTTCTTAAGATACCAACACGAATGACGATTGCAACATCCCTTGCTATTACTTTTATTTCTTCTATCGGTGCGACCGTTGGTAAGATTACGACTGGGCAAGTATTATTATGGCCAGCTGTAATAATGGTAGTAGCAAGCTTGATCGCGTCTCCGCTTGGAGCTCAATTCGGTAAAAAAATAAATACAAAAATCCTTCAATTTATCTTAGCAGCACTTATTATTGCAACGTCAATAAAGATTTGGCTAGATATTTTAGGATAA
- a CDS encoding tRNA dihydrouridine synthase yields MIDNFWRDLPRPFFVLAPMEDVTDVVFRHVVSEAGRPDVFFTEFTNSDSYCHPEGMKSVRGRLMFTEDEQPMVAHIWGDNPEYFRQMSIGMAELGFKGIDINMGCPVPNVASRGKGSGLILRPDVAAELIQAAKAGGLPVSVKTRLGNNDVNEWEEWLTHILKQDIANLSIHLRTRKEMSQVDAHWELIPEIKKLRDRIAPNTLLTINGDIPDRQTGLQLAEQYGIDGVMIGRGIFKNPFAFEKEPKEHSSKEYLDLLRLQLDLQDQYAEAVPRSITGLHRFFKIYVKGFPGAAELRNQLMNTKSTDEVRALLDNFEKEY; encoded by the coding sequence ATGATAGATAATTTTTGGCGTGATTTGCCACGGCCATTTTTTGTACTTGCACCAATGGAAGATGTGACAGATGTTGTTTTTCGTCACGTAGTAAGTGAAGCCGGTCGACCGGATGTATTTTTCACAGAGTTTACAAACTCGGATAGCTATTGTCATCCAGAGGGCATGAAAAGTGTGCGTGGCCGTTTGATGTTTACAGAAGATGAACAGCCAATGGTGGCACATATTTGGGGGGATAATCCCGAATATTTCCGTCAAATGAGTATTGGTATGGCAGAGCTAGGATTTAAAGGCATCGATATTAATATGGGCTGCCCTGTACCGAATGTGGCATCGAGAGGGAAAGGTAGTGGCCTTATTCTGCGTCCAGACGTTGCGGCAGAACTTATTCAAGCAGCAAAAGCGGGCGGACTGCCTGTCAGCGTGAAAACACGGCTTGGCAATAATGATGTAAATGAGTGGGAGGAGTGGCTAACGCATATTTTAAAACAGGATATTGCGAACCTTTCTATTCATTTACGTACAAGAAAGGAAATGAGCCAAGTAGATGCGCATTGGGAGCTAATTCCGGAAATCAAAAAATTACGTGACCGTATTGCGCCAAATACGCTGCTAACAATCAATGGAGACATTCCTGACCGTCAAACCGGGCTGCAGCTTGCTGAACAATATGGTATTGATGGCGTTATGATCGGTCGAGGGATTTTTAAAAATCCTTTTGCTTTTGAAAAAGAGCCAAAAGAGCATAGCAGTAAAGAATACCTTGATCTTTTAAGACTGCAGCTTGATCTGCAAGATCAATATGCGGAAGCAGTGCCGCGTTCAATCACAGGTCTTCATCGCTTTTTCAAAATTTATGTCAAAGGATTCCCTGGAGCTGCTGAATTACGAAATCAATTGATGAACACGAAATCAACAGATGAAGTGCGTGCATTGCTTGATAACTTTGAAAAAGAATATTGA
- a CDS encoding helix-turn-helix transcriptional regulator → MKKVERINIIMRYINNRASFTISEIMREFNISRSTAIRDIREIEAMGMPLVAEVGRDGGYFVMHNSVLPDVRFTNNEVKALFIAFMATRNQQLPYLKSRQSLAEKLLGLISENQQDDLVLLNQILLFEGTNPHNPDLLDLSDLPHPMLETLIQTLLTDSYLFITIKEEKETMSYPIYLLHLYREKSAWLIEGFDLKEEKKKIIPVDHLTDVKPYPARKRVSKTKILEKLRKQEQAHNLVLELGPEAIAQFKKYHPLNISISYTNPYQTTAILKTFINVNKTEELIEITSWLLFLGPDVKVMEMPEEVLEGLQERLLLYRS, encoded by the coding sequence ATGAAAAAAGTTGAACGGATTAATATCATCATGCGGTATATCAATAACCGCGCAAGCTTTACCATTTCTGAAATTATGCGGGAGTTTAACATCTCCCGTTCGACAGCCATTAGAGATATTAGAGAAATTGAGGCCATGGGGATGCCGCTTGTGGCAGAGGTTGGAAGGGATGGGGGTTATTTTGTCATGCACAACTCCGTCCTTCCGGATGTTCGTTTTACCAACAATGAGGTCAAAGCACTGTTTATTGCCTTTATGGCCACAAGAAACCAGCAGCTTCCCTACCTGAAGAGCCGTCAGTCTTTAGCTGAAAAATTACTTGGCCTCATTTCCGAAAACCAGCAGGATGACCTTGTTCTTCTAAATCAAATCCTGCTTTTTGAAGGGACCAATCCCCATAACCCCGACCTGCTTGATCTTTCTGACCTCCCACACCCCATGTTAGAAACACTCATCCAAACCCTTCTTACAGACAGCTATCTATTCATTACCATTAAAGAAGAGAAGGAAACAATGTCATATCCAATTTATCTCCTGCACCTTTATCGTGAAAAAAGCGCATGGTTGATTGAAGGCTTTGACTTAAAAGAAGAAAAAAAGAAGATCATTCCTGTCGACCATCTCACCGATGTCAAACCCTACCCGGCAAGAAAAAGAGTCAGCAAGACAAAGATCTTAGAAAAATTAAGAAAACAGGAACAAGCACACAACCTTGTCCTTGAGCTAGGCCCAGAAGCGATCGCCCAGTTCAAAAAATATCATCCTTTAAATATTTCAATTTCCTATACAAATCCATACCAAACCACAGCTATTCTAAAGACTTTTATCAATGTGAACAAGACCGAAGAACTGATCGAAATAACCAGTTGGCTGCTTTTTCTAGGTCCAGATGTTAAGGTCATGGAGATGCCAGAAGAAGTCTTGGAAGGTTTACAAGAAAGATTACTCTTGTACCGCTCATAG
- a CDS encoding GyrI-like domain-containing protein, whose translation MAIYTLEEKEGFTVIGLGTELKSDYTDYAGINKEKSDFWQAVSQDGRLDALKSMASNDFVFAVNEAVNNKMMHYAGVMTEEPAPEEARVIQFPKGEYVVVKGEGKTADDLNNKLAAVAFGQVFPEAKDVAYVGGPNASVEIEHRNGMIYGEMWIPVVRK comes from the coding sequence ATGGCAATTTATACGCTGGAAGAAAAAGAAGGCTTTACCGTGATCGGTCTTGGAACTGAGCTTAAGAGCGATTACACAGACTATGCAGGCATAAACAAAGAAAAGTCCGATTTCTGGCAAGCTGTCAGCCAAGATGGAAGACTGGATGCTTTAAAATCCATGGCTTCCAATGACTTCGTTTTTGCTGTGAACGAAGCGGTAAATAACAAGATGATGCATTATGCTGGTGTCATGACAGAGGAACCGGCACCAGAAGAAGCGAGAGTAATCCAATTTCCTAAAGGGGAATACGTAGTGGTTAAAGGGGAAGGAAAGACAGCTGATGATTTGAATAACAAGCTTGCTGCTGTTGCCTTTGGTCAAGTCTTTCCAGAAGCAAAGGATGTTGCCTATGTTGGCGGACCAAATGCAAGTGTTGAGATTGAGCATCGAAACGGCATGATTTATGGTGAAATGTGGATTCCTGTAGTCAGAAAATAA
- a CDS encoding phage tail protein, whose translation MSCIVDYKNVSAAGLESSSAAEALAGLRANESRYFMNKYKHEFAVVPARESQETLDYVNRILKEERDIEFAAKPLETSRFQVANIKFAYVFYEDGLAVNVMYTVDDQKKRAVGFKLSEGMEIPKELEGKFKFARQKSKLAGTIRGSFFVIKGEY comes from the coding sequence ATGTCCTGTATAGTTGATTATAAAAACGTGTCAGCAGCTGGTTTAGAATCTTCATCTGCAGCTGAAGCTCTTGCTGGTTTACGTGCAAATGAATCCCGTTACTTTATGAACAAATACAAACACGAATTTGCGGTTGTACCAGCGAGAGAAAGCCAGGAGACGCTCGATTATGTGAACCGGATTTTAAAGGAGGAACGTGATATCGAATTTGCGGCCAAACCATTGGAAACGTCCAGGTTTCAAGTGGCAAATATTAAATTTGCCTACGTCTTTTATGAGGATGGTCTCGCGGTCAACGTCATGTATACGGTTGATGATCAGAAGAAGCGGGCAGTGGGTTTTAAGCTTTCTGAGGGAATGGAGATACCAAAGGAGTTAGAAGGCAAGTTTAAGTTTGCTAGACAGAAGTCTAAACTCGCTGGAACCATCCGGGGCTCGTTTTTTGTCATCAAAGGAGAATATTAA
- a CDS encoding MmcQ/YjbR family DNA-binding protein: MKSQDTAGMLENLRNICLALPEAVEIIDGFGHNTFKINGKSFVISGESEKGFSMSFKSDRETQELLLQKEHFFKTPYIGHHGWVSILNPDGEDWDELTDLIQEAYLRAAPKRLVKKWIELHKK; encoded by the coding sequence ATGAAATCACAAGACACGGCAGGCATGCTTGAAAATTTGCGCAATATCTGTCTTGCACTGCCCGAAGCTGTTGAAATAATCGACGGTTTCGGCCACAATACGTTTAAAATTAATGGAAAATCATTCGTGATATCAGGTGAAAGCGAAAAAGGATTCAGCATGTCGTTCAAGTCAGATCGGGAAACTCAAGAGTTATTGCTGCAGAAAGAGCATTTTTTCAAAACCCCATATATAGGACATCACGGCTGGGTATCTATTCTAAATCCGGATGGGGAAGACTGGGATGAATTGACCGATCTAATTCAAGAAGCCTATTTACGTGCGGCACCGAAACGTTTGGTTAAGAAATGGATTGAGCTGCATAAAAAATGA